A single Orcinus orca chromosome 2, mOrcOrc1.1, whole genome shotgun sequence DNA region contains:
- the LRP10 gene encoding low-density lipoprotein receptor-related protein 10 — protein sequence MLPAILLLLLGDAVAHPDRIIFPNPACEDPPAVLLEVQGTLQRPVGRDSRSSPANCTWLILGSKEQTVTVRFQKLRLACGSERLILRSPIQPQISLCEAPASPLQLPGGNVTITYSYAGARAPMGQGFLLSYSQDWLMCLQEEFQCLNHRCVPLVQRCDGVDACGDGSDEAGCSSDPFPNLTPGPVPTPPCNHTLEDFYGVFSSLGYSHLASVSHPQSCLWLLDPHDGRRLAVRFTALDLSYGDAVHVYDGAGPPETLRLLRSLTHFSNGKAVTVETLSGQATVDYHTVAWSSGRGFNATYHVRGYCLPWDRPCGLGSGLGASEGLGERCYSEAQRCDGSWDCADGTDEENCPSCPPGHYPCGAAGTPGATACYLPADRCNYQTFCADGADERRCRHCQPGNFRCRDEKCVYETWVCDGQPDCADGSDEWDCSYALPRKVITAAVIGSLVCGLLLVIALGCTCKLYAIRTQEYSIFAPLSRTEAEIVQQQAPPSYGQLIAQGAIPPVEDFPTENPNDNSVLGNLRSLLQILRQDMTPGGASGTRRRQRGRSMRRLVRRLRRWGLLPRTSPPARTSETRSQVTPSAAPPETLDGSTGPAREGGAVGGQDGEQAPPLPVKAPLPPASTSPAFPTVPEAPGPLPAAPLEPSLLSGVVQALRGHLLPSLRPPGPTRAPPGPHTTVLSPEDEDDVLLVPLAEPGVWVVEAEDEPLLA from the exons ATGCTGCCGGccatccttctcctcctcctgg GAGACGCTGTGGCCCACCCAGACAGGATCATTTTCCCAAATCCTG cctgtGAGGACCCCCCGGCAGTGCTCTTGGAAGTGCAGGGTACCTTACAGAGGCCCGTGGGCCGGGACAGCCGCAGCTCCCCTGCCAACTGTACCTGGCTTATCCTGGGCAGCAAGGAGCAGACGGTAACGGTCAG GTTCCAAAAACTGCGTCTGGCCTGTGGCTCAGAGCGCTTAATCCTGCGCTCCCCCATCCAGCCACAGATCTCCCTGTGCGAGGCACCTGCCAGCCCTCTGCAGCTTCCTGGAGGCAACGTCACCATCACCTACAGCTATGCTGGGGCCAGAGCACCCATGGGCCAGGGCTTCCTGCTCTCCTACAGCCAAG ATTGGCTGATGTGCCTGCAGGAAGAGTTCCAGTGCCTGAACCACCGCTGTGTGCCCTTGGTCCAGCGCTGTGATGGGGTCGATGCCTGTGGCGATGGATCTGACGAGGCAGGTTGCAGTTCAGACCCCTTCCCCAACCTGACCCCgggccctgtccccaccccaccctgcaatCACACCTTGGAAGACTTCTATGGGGTCTTCTCCTCCCTCGGATACTCACACCTGGCCTCAGTCTCCCACCCCCAGTCCTGCCTCTGGCTGTTGGACCCCCATGATGGCCGGCGCCTGGCGGTGCGCTTTACGGCCCTGGACCTGAGCTATGGAGATGCAGTGCACGTGTATGATGGCGCTGGGCCCCCCGAGACCCTCCGGCTGCTGCGCAGCCTCACCCACTTCAGCAATGGCAAGGCTGTCACCGTGGAGACACTGTCCGGCCAGGCCACAGTGGACTACCACACAGTCGCCTGGAGCAGCGGTCGGGGCTTCAATGCCACCTACCACGTGCGGGGCTACTGCTTGCCTTGGGACCGACCCTGCGGCTTAGGCTCTGGCTTGGGGGCTAGCGAGGGCCTAGGCGAGCGCTGCTACAGCGAGGCACAGCGCTGCGACGGCTCATGGGACTGCGCCGACGGCACGGACGAGGAGAACTGCCCCAGCTGCCCACCTGGACACTACCCCTGTGGGGCCGCTGGCACCCCCGGTGCCACAGCCTGCTACCTGCCTGCTGACCGCTGCAACTACCAGACCTTCTGTGCTGATGGAGCAGACGAGAGACGCTGTCGGCACTGCCAGCCTGGCAACTTCCGGTGCCGGGACGAGAAGTGCGTGTATGAGACGTGGGTGTGCGACGGGCAGCCAGACTGCGCTGACGGCAGCGACGAGTGGGACTGCTCCTATGCCCTGCCCCGCAAGGTCATTACCGCCGCGGTCATCGGCAGCCTCGTGTGTGGCTTGCTGCTGGTCATTGCCCTGGGCTGCACCTGCAAGCTCTATGCCATTCGTACCCAGGAGTACAG CATCTTCGCCCCCCTCTCCCGGACAGAGGCCGAGATTGTGCAACAGCAGGCGCCTCCCTCCTATGGGCAGCTCATTGCCCAGGGCGCCATCCCACCTGTAGAGGACTTCCCTACAGAGAACCCAAATGAC AACTCCGTGCTGGGCAACCTGCGTTCTCTGCTACAGATCTTGCGCCAGGACATGACTCCAGGGGGCGCCTCAGGCACCCGCCGCCGCCAGCGGGGCCGCTCTATGCGCCGCCTGGTGCGCCGTCTCCGCCGCTGGGGCCTGCTTCCGCGAACCAGTCCCCCAGCCCGGACCTCTGAGACCAGATCCCAGGTCACACCTTCTGCTGCTCCCCCTGAGACCTTAGACGGCAGCACAGGTCCAGCCCGTGAGGGCGGGGCGGTGGGTGGGCAGGATGGGGAACAGGCACCCCCACTGCCTGTAAAGGCTCCACTGCCACCTGCCAGCACGTCTCCAGCCTTCCCCACTGTCCCCGAGGCCCCAGGGCCACTGCCTGCGGCGCCCCTGGAGCCATCACTGCTGTCTGGAGTGGTACAGGCCCTGCGAGGCCACCTCCTGCCCAGCCTGCGGCCCCCAGGACCAACCCGGGCCCCACCTGGACCCCACACAACAGTCCTGTCCCCAGAGGATGAGGACGATGTGCTGCTGGTGCCACTGGCTGAGCCCGGGGTCTGGGTGGTCGAAGCAGAAGATGAGCCACTGCTGGCGTGA